A region of the Pantoea alfalfae genome:
ATATTCTGGAGACGCTTGCCCGCCTTGATCACGACAGTGTGCCGGTGCTGATTGACAACCTGCTGTCAGTCCGCAGCAATATTTCATCAATTTTTATCAGCCGTGCGCTGCGCCATCATCCGGACAAGGCGCGTGAAGTGCTGGAGACGGTAAGTGCCGCGGCCGATCAGGCGGATGCCTATACCGAACTCGACTATCGGGTGTTCCGCGGTCTGGCATTTGCATCAGGTAATCCGATTTACGGTCTGATCCTCAATGGCCTGAAAGGCCTCTATACCCGTGTAGGTCGTCACTACTTTTCCAGTGCGGAAGCGCGTCAGGTTGCGCGTGATTTCTATCTGACACTTCTGGCGCTGTGCGACAAAGAGCCAGGACAGGATGAGATTGTAGAGGTGGTGCGCAACTATGGCCGCCGCAGCGGCGAAATCTGGCACAGTATGCAGAAGAACCTGCCAGACGACCTCGGCAATAAGCGATAAAAAAACCGGACATCGCGTCCGGTTTTTTTATGTTTAGCCTGTCAGAGCGATGAACCGCGCGGCGGATTACGATCCAGTAACTCAACGCTGCCATCTTCGTTCTGCTGTTCCAGAATCACATCAAATCCCCACAGACGATGCACATGCTTCAGCACCTCGCGACGACTCTTATCGAGCGGCGTCCGGCTCTGCGGCACATAGCGCAGAGTCAGTGAACGGTCACCGCGCACATCCACGTTATAGACCTGAATGTTGGGTTCGAGATTACTCAGGTTGTACTGCGCAGAGAGCTGCTGGCGAATTGCCCGATAGCCTGCTTCATCATGAATAGCGGCGATTTCGAGATAGTTATTGCGGTCATCATCCAGCACGGTAAACAACCGGAAGTCACGCATCACTTTCGGCGACAGGAACTGGCTGATAAAACTCTCATCCTTGAACTCACGCATCGCAAAATGCAGCGTTTCCAGCCAGTCTGAACCGGCGATATCCGGGAACCAGTAGCGATCCTCTTCGGTCGGTGACTGACAGATGCGCTTAATATCCTGCATCATCGCAAAGCCTAAGGCGTAAGGGTTGATGCCGTTATACCACTGACTGTTATAGGGTGGCTGAAACACGACGTTAGTATGGCTGTGCAGGAACTCCATCATAAAGCGTTCAGACACTTTGCCTTCGTCATAGAGGTGATTCAGGATGGTGTAGTGCCAGAAGGTCGCCCAGCCTTCATTCATCACCTGGGTCTGTTTTTGCGGATAGAAATACTGGCTTACCTTGCGCACGATGCGCAGAATCTCACGCTGCCAGGGCTCCAGTAGCGGAGCGTTCTTCTCCATAAAGTAGAGCAGGTTTTCCTGCGGCTCAGAAGGGTAGCGCGCGGCTTCAAAGGCCACGGCTTCTGTTTCACGCCGTGGCAGCGTACGCCACAGGGTGTTCACCTGGCTCTGCAGATACTCTTCGCGGCTTTTCTGTCGCGCCTTCTCCTCCTGAAGGGAGATTTTTTGCGGGCGTTTATAGCGATCAACGCCATAATTCATCAGGGCATGGCAGGAGTCGAGCAGCCGCTCGACTTCTTCGACGCCATAGCGCTCTTCGCAGTCACTGATGTAGTTTTTGGCGAACAGCAGGTAATCGACAATCGATCCGGCATCCGTCCAGCTGCGGAACAGATAGTTATTCTTGAAGAAGGAGTTATGGCCATAACAGGCATGCGCCATCACCAGCGCCTGCATGGTCATGGTGTTCTCTTCCATCAGGTAGGCGATGCAGGGGTTGGAGTTGATAACGATTTCATAGGCCAGACCCTGCTGACCATGCTTATAGCGCTGCTCGGTCTCAATAAACTTTTTACCGAATGACCAGTGTGAATAGTTGATGGGCATGCCAACGCTGGAATAGGCATCCATCATCTGTTCTGAGGTAATCACTTCAATCTGGTGCGGGTAGGTATCAAGCCGATACAGTTTAGCAACCCGGTCTATCTCTGCTAAATAGACATCAAGCAGTTCAAATGTCCAGTCTGGTCCGTCATTGAGTCGTTTGCTGTCTCTGATGGCTTCGTCAAAGATCGTCGTCATAGCGCACCTCTTTTTTGCAAACCGGCTGACCCGAAAGACAACCCGTTCTGGTTATTTAAGGCTTCATCCTGAAAAAGGGAACCCGAAAAAAACTGAGCGAACACAACAATGATAGCCCACTGTCGCTTATCCGAAATGCGAACTCAAACGAATTCTTTGGCACAAAATCATTCAGACAGATGCGGCAGAGAAATTAATAGCCTTTAATTCGAACGTTATTTTATAACGCGGAATATCATCCTGTTTATAAGCAGAATGTATGGGGTTGAAGCATTCTCCTGCCATGCGCAGATTTAACTGCCTCCGTTGTCATTTATTTCTGTGTTTATGGAATAAGACGCATAAAGCGCTGAAATTGGCTGTGCGACAAGATTTTAGTTACCTGAAAAGTGAAAAAGATGTGAAATAGATGCTGAATTTATGGGGTGGTGTCCGCTGTGTAAATCCGCTGACTATCATCTCCTGAACAGTGAATTATGCTTTTACATGCCGGGTGGGGGAGCTATGCACGTAGTCATTCTTGGAAGTGGTGTGGTTGGCGTGGCAAGTGCCTGGTATCTGGCGCGTGCCGGACATCAGGTTACGGTCATTGATCGTCAGCCTGCTGCGGCGATGGAGACCAGCGCAGGAAATGCTGGTCAGATCTCACCGGGTTATGCCGCGCCCTGGGCGGCACCAGGCGTGCCGCTGAAAGCAGTGAAGTGGATGTTCCAGCGTCATGCGCCGCTGGCTATCCGGCTGGATGGCAGTAGTTTTCAGCTGGAGTGGATGTGGCACATGCTGCGTAATTGCGACATCAACCATTATCAACAGAACAAAAGCCGCATGGTGCGGATTGCCGAATACAGTCGTGACTGTCTGAAAGCGTTACGCGCTGAGACCGGCATCGCCTATGAGGGTCGTCAGGGCGGAACATTGCAGCTTTTCCGCACGCAGCAGCAGTTCGACAGCGCCAGTAAAGATATTGCGGTGCTCCGCGACGCGGGCGTGCCCTATGAGCTGCTGGAGGCGCATGAGCTGTCTCGCGTGGAACCGGCGCTGGCGGCAACCCAGCATAAACTCACTGGTGGACTGCGCCTGCCTAACGATGAAACCGGTGACTGCCAGCTCTTTACGCAGCGACTGGCAAAAATGGCCGAAGAGGCAGGCGTGGTTTT
Encoded here:
- the fadR gene encoding fatty acid metabolism transcriptional regulator FadR, with protein sequence MVIKAQSPAGFAEEYIIESIWNSRFPPGSILPAERELSELIGVTRTTLREVLQRLARDGWLTIQHGKPTRVNDFWETSGLNILETLARLDHDSVPVLIDNLLSVRSNISSIFISRALRHHPDKAREVLETVSAAADQADAYTELDYRVFRGLAFASGNPIYGLILNGLKGLYTRVGRHYFSSAEARQVARDFYLTLLALCDKEPGQDEIVEVVRNYGRRSGEIWHSMQKNLPDDLGNKR
- a CDS encoding SpoVR family protein, coding for MTTIFDEAIRDSKRLNDGPDWTFELLDVYLAEIDRVAKLYRLDTYPHQIEVITSEQMMDAYSSVGMPINYSHWSFGKKFIETEQRYKHGQQGLAYEIVINSNPCIAYLMEENTMTMQALVMAHACYGHNSFFKNNYLFRSWTDAGSIVDYLLFAKNYISDCEERYGVEEVERLLDSCHALMNYGVDRYKRPQKISLQEEKARQKSREEYLQSQVNTLWRTLPRRETEAVAFEAARYPSEPQENLLYFMEKNAPLLEPWQREILRIVRKVSQYFYPQKQTQVMNEGWATFWHYTILNHLYDEGKVSERFMMEFLHSHTNVVFQPPYNSQWYNGINPYALGFAMMQDIKRICQSPTEEDRYWFPDIAGSDWLETLHFAMREFKDESFISQFLSPKVMRDFRLFTVLDDDRNNYLEIAAIHDEAGYRAIRQQLSAQYNLSNLEPNIQVYNVDVRGDRSLTLRYVPQSRTPLDKSRREVLKHVHRLWGFDVILEQQNEDGSVELLDRNPPRGSSL
- a CDS encoding D-amino acid dehydrogenase, which encodes MHVVILGSGVVGVASAWYLARAGHQVTVIDRQPAAAMETSAGNAGQISPGYAAPWAAPGVPLKAVKWMFQRHAPLAIRLDGSSFQLEWMWHMLRNCDINHYQQNKSRMVRIAEYSRDCLKALRAETGIAYEGRQGGTLQLFRTQQQFDSASKDIAVLRDAGVPYELLEAHELSRVEPALAATQHKLTGGLRLPNDETGDCQLFTQRLAKMAEEAGVVFRFNTPVDHLLRDGNRIYGVKCGEEIIKADSYVVAFGSYSTALLKNVIDIPVYPLKGYSLTIPIKNPEAAPVSTILDETYKVAVTRFDDRIRVGGMAEIVGFNTRLTEARRETLEMVVSDLYPEGGHLAQASFWTGLRPMTPDGTPIVGATPLSNLYLNTGHGTLGWTMACGSGQLLADLISGKKPAIAADDLAVFRYLPGFAATSSPLRNANATR